The following proteins come from a genomic window of Alicyclobacillus dauci:
- the purE gene encoding 5-(carboxyamino)imidazole ribonucleotide mutase codes for MVQPVVGVIMGSQSDWETMAHACAVLDELEVPYEKKVVSAHRTPDYMFEYASSARDRGIRVIIAGAGGAAHLPGMVAAKTDLPVIGVPVKTSTLQGLESLLSIVQMPGGVPVATMAIGRAGATNAALYAARILGVTDSALAQRLVERRERIEQEVLTGGEPGEQ; via the coding sequence TTGGTTCAGCCTGTAGTAGGCGTCATTATGGGTAGCCAATCCGACTGGGAGACAATGGCTCACGCGTGTGCAGTTCTCGATGAGCTCGAAGTTCCATACGAGAAGAAAGTCGTTTCTGCCCATCGAACACCGGATTATATGTTTGAATATGCGAGCAGTGCCCGTGACAGAGGGATTCGGGTCATTATTGCCGGAGCAGGTGGGGCAGCGCACCTGCCTGGAATGGTAGCCGCGAAAACAGATCTTCCTGTCATTGGTGTCCCTGTCAAGACATCGACACTGCAAGGATTGGAGTCTCTTCTGTCTATTGTCCAGATGCCCGGCGGAGTACCCGTTGCGACGATGGCCATTGGTCGTGCGGGTGCGACGAACGCCGCTTTGTACGCTGCTCGAATTCTCGGCGTCACGGATTCGGCGCTGGCTCAAAGATTGGTTGAGCGGCGTGAGCGAATCGAGCAGGAAGTTCTGACGGGAGGCGAGCCGGGTGAGCAATGA
- a CDS encoding class I fructose-bisphosphate aldolase encodes MIEQIRKYLGNEAEELLTHKTTTIPSSSITAPSPTYIDDVFTYTNRNNQVLRSLQSLYGTGRLANTGYVSILPVDQGIEHSAGASFAKNPAYFDAENIVKLAIEGGCNGVASTLGVLALTSRKYAHKIPYIVKVNHNEMLTYPNQYDQVMFASVKQAWELGAAGIGATIYFGSPESTRQLQEVSEAFHLAHELGMFTILWCYLRNPEFVKNGVDYHTSADLTGQANHIGVTIEADIIKQKLPTNNGGYNALNMGESSYGKTDKRIYSELTTDHPIDLTRYQVANCYMGKIGLISSGGASGENDFAEAVKTAVINKRAGGMGLISGRKAFQRPMNEGVELLNAIQDVYLCNDVTLA; translated from the coding sequence CCATCACAGCACCATCTCCAACGTATATTGACGACGTATTTACATACACCAATCGCAACAATCAAGTTCTTCGCAGTTTGCAGTCCTTGTACGGCACAGGACGTTTGGCAAACACAGGATACGTGTCCATTCTCCCTGTGGATCAAGGCATTGAGCACTCTGCTGGCGCTTCCTTCGCCAAGAATCCTGCTTACTTCGACGCCGAAAACATTGTCAAACTCGCCATTGAAGGCGGCTGCAACGGCGTTGCGTCCACGCTGGGTGTACTCGCTTTGACGAGCCGTAAGTATGCGCACAAAATCCCGTACATTGTGAAAGTAAATCACAATGAAATGCTGACGTATCCGAACCAGTATGATCAAGTCATGTTCGCCAGTGTGAAACAAGCTTGGGAGCTGGGTGCCGCTGGTATCGGTGCGACCATTTACTTCGGTTCACCAGAATCGACACGCCAACTGCAAGAAGTCAGTGAGGCTTTCCATTTGGCGCACGAACTCGGCATGTTCACCATCCTCTGGTGCTACCTTCGCAATCCGGAGTTTGTCAAGAACGGCGTTGATTACCATACGTCCGCTGACTTGACTGGCCAAGCAAACCATATTGGCGTAACGATTGAGGCAGACATCATCAAGCAAAAGCTGCCGACGAACAACGGTGGCTACAACGCCCTCAACATGGGTGAAAGCAGCTACGGCAAGACGGACAAGCGTATCTACTCGGAACTCACGACAGATCACCCTATCGATCTCACCCGTTACCAAGTCGCGAACTGCTACATGGGTAAAATCGGGCTGATCAGTTCGGGTGGCGCATCCGGCGAAAATGACTTTGCAGAGGCTGTCAAGACGGCTGTTATCAACAAGCGTGCTGGTGGCATGGGCTTGATTTCCGGCCGCAAAGCATTCCAACGGCCTATGAACGAGGGTGTTGAGCTTCTAAACGCCATTCAAGACGTGTATCTCTGCAACGACGTAACGTTAGCTTAA